One Edaphobacter bradus DNA window includes the following coding sequences:
- a CDS encoding molybdopterin-dependent oxidoreductase, with protein MRAQTKYQRREFLQSSGMLGFSAFLAACKTGSVARTVINADLSDDYGVRHNTRTWARYPEKCDLIMLADRPPLLETPMHYFLQDLTPNEAYFVRWHYAGLPTRVDLRTFRVQVIGAVNRPLQLSFDDLRTKCEPVTMVAFSQCAGNSRSFFRPQVPGAQWTDGAMGNARYVGARLKDVLKAAEVKPGAVEASFRGLDVPPLESSPHFEKPLTIDYALNGDSIIAYEMNGEPMPMLNGFPVRLVVPGWFATYWVKALSQITVRTEPLHNFWVDTGYRIPAAPEHSEDPKHPSEQTIPLTDYPTRAIIITPEATTKLKSGATVKIEGIAVDNGAGIRRVEVSTDGGRTWTDAALDRVIDKYSWRRWRMSWQPAQRGRYSLQSRATNASGETQPGYEWNHGGYHRRTIQTLDVEVVS; from the coding sequence ATGCGAGCGCAGACGAAATACCAAAGGCGGGAGTTTCTCCAGTCTTCGGGAATGCTTGGCTTCAGCGCGTTTCTCGCCGCGTGCAAGACTGGCTCGGTGGCGCGGACTGTGATCAATGCCGATCTATCTGACGACTATGGAGTGCGACATAACACCAGAACCTGGGCGAGGTATCCAGAGAAGTGTGACCTGATCATGCTGGCGGACCGGCCACCTCTGCTGGAGACGCCGATGCATTACTTCCTGCAGGATTTGACGCCTAACGAAGCCTATTTTGTGAGGTGGCACTATGCTGGACTACCGACGCGCGTCGATCTGCGAACGTTCAGGGTGCAGGTGATTGGCGCTGTCAATCGACCGCTACAGCTATCGTTCGACGATCTGCGCACCAAGTGTGAGCCCGTGACGATGGTTGCATTCAGTCAGTGTGCGGGAAACTCGCGCAGTTTCTTCAGGCCGCAGGTTCCGGGCGCGCAGTGGACGGACGGAGCCATGGGAAACGCTCGTTACGTCGGGGCTCGATTGAAGGATGTGCTGAAAGCCGCTGAGGTCAAGCCCGGAGCAGTCGAGGCCAGTTTTCGCGGGCTGGATGTTCCTCCGCTGGAATCCTCTCCGCACTTTGAGAAACCACTGACGATCGATTACGCGCTAAACGGCGATTCCATTATTGCCTACGAGATGAATGGCGAGCCAATGCCCATGCTGAATGGCTTTCCTGTCCGGCTTGTTGTGCCGGGCTGGTTTGCGACGTACTGGGTCAAGGCGCTCAGCCAAATCACTGTTCGCACAGAACCGCTGCACAATTTCTGGGTCGATACGGGATACCGCATCCCTGCCGCGCCAGAGCACTCCGAAGATCCAAAGCATCCGAGCGAGCAGACGATTCCGCTCACGGACTATCCAACCCGTGCAATCATCATCACGCCAGAAGCAACCACGAAGTTGAAGAGCGGCGCGACGGTCAAGATCGAGGGCATCGCAGTCGACAACGGCGCAGGCATCCGGCGCGTCGAGGTGTCAACAGACGGCGGACGGACCTGGACCGATGCGGCACTGGATCGCGTAATCGACAAATACTCCTGGAGGCGATGGCGGATGAGTTGGCAGCCAGCGCAGAGGGGGCGGTACAGCCTGCAGTCCCGTGCTACCAACGCATCCGGAGAGACACAGCCTGGCTACGAGTGGAATCATGGCGGATACCACCGCAGGACAATCCAAACGCTCGATGTGGAAGTGGTGTCGTAA